In Vogesella indigofera, a single window of DNA contains:
- a CDS encoding S8 family peptidase, with amino-acid sequence MALEDYDRPHLLPQSTRTREGFTAYGGGGSTEVPRLERQAHARTLRAQLAQVASAQRQRVAEQHAADVQTAIGIQVEFLSQQGVEMAAASLARDNQGIELLNVRQSDNQVLATVFVPQDKLLHFEKLITAYAEYKTNKNGRPLDNQPLVDAISAIRVATFQSLWTDSTEALPANDDEAIWWEAWLPAGNHREQVLADFRKLVDMSGLSMSERVLHFPERSVVQVHGSKAQLLQSALVLNMIAELRRAKTTAEFFNTQRTDEQAEWAANLEGRLAPMLVADTYVTLLDTGVNHGHPLLAPMVADADRHSVEPGWGPDDQNGHGTELAGLSLIGDLVLALEGEESIEIPHRLESVKILRWPGDNEGESYGAITAEAVGRVEVTDPARRRVFAMAVSSPDGRDRGRPSSWSAEIDRLASDYAGQGERPRLFVLCAGNTMDSAAWTEYPTSLYTNTVHDPGQSWNALTVGAYTQLTTITEAGAQHYQPIAPANGLSPYTTTSVTWQSDWPFKPDIVMEGGNAGVDEAANFASQFDSLSLLTTCHEPHERLFSVSWATSAATALAAGMAARVKAAYPTFWPETVRALMVHSARWTQPMLDAYIPNGVVNRDNLKQLLRHCGYGVPSLERALYSAGNSLTMVVQDQLQPFHKANGKVRTCDMHLHDLPWPTDILEALGDTQVTLRVTLSYFIEPNPGERGGIDKYAYQSHSLRFEVRRPLENEASFRGRINAQAADEEQGLPGAAVGDPNWFIGKRLRARGSMLSDSWTGTAAELASRGQLAVYPAMGWWRNRPGHERYNRVARYALIVSIEAPAVEQDLYASIEQQIAVQGHVQIQV; translated from the coding sequence ATGGCTTTAGAGGATTACGACCGCCCCCACCTTCTTCCCCAGAGTACGCGTACCCGTGAAGGATTTACCGCTTATGGCGGCGGCGGCAGTACCGAAGTGCCTCGGCTGGAACGCCAGGCACATGCGAGAACGCTAAGAGCACAATTGGCGCAAGTTGCTTCTGCGCAGCGACAGCGGGTGGCTGAGCAACATGCAGCTGATGTCCAGACCGCAATAGGTATCCAGGTCGAATTTCTAAGCCAGCAAGGCGTCGAGATGGCCGCTGCTAGCCTTGCCCGGGATAATCAGGGCATTGAGCTTCTGAATGTACGACAATCAGACAATCAGGTGCTGGCTACCGTTTTTGTTCCTCAAGACAAATTACTGCATTTCGAAAAGCTCATTACCGCGTACGCCGAATACAAAACAAACAAGAATGGTAGACCGCTAGATAACCAGCCATTGGTTGATGCCATTAGCGCAATCCGTGTGGCGACATTCCAGTCGCTATGGACCGATAGTACAGAAGCTTTACCTGCGAACGACGACGAAGCGATCTGGTGGGAGGCTTGGTTACCTGCTGGCAACCATAGGGAACAAGTGCTAGCTGACTTTCGTAAGTTGGTCGACATGTCTGGCTTGAGCATGAGTGAGCGTGTACTACATTTCCCTGAGCGATCAGTGGTACAGGTACATGGAAGTAAAGCTCAGTTGCTGCAGTCCGCGTTAGTGCTCAACATGATTGCCGAGCTGCGGCGCGCCAAAACCACGGCGGAATTTTTTAATACACAACGGACTGATGAACAAGCGGAGTGGGCTGCAAACCTTGAGGGCCGTCTCGCGCCAATGCTCGTCGCTGACACCTATGTAACCTTGTTGGACACTGGGGTAAATCATGGCCATCCACTGTTGGCACCGATGGTGGCCGATGCGGATAGGCACAGTGTCGAGCCGGGCTGGGGGCCTGATGATCAGAACGGCCATGGAACCGAACTTGCAGGCCTGTCACTGATCGGTGATCTTGTTTTGGCCCTGGAAGGGGAGGAATCGATTGAAATTCCACATCGGCTTGAGTCGGTAAAAATCCTACGCTGGCCTGGTGATAACGAAGGCGAATCCTATGGCGCAATTACTGCCGAAGCGGTTGGGCGGGTAGAGGTTACCGACCCCGCACGGCGACGAGTATTTGCGATGGCTGTTTCCTCTCCCGATGGGCGTGACCGCGGACGACCATCGTCATGGTCTGCAGAGATCGACCGGCTTGCTTCTGACTACGCTGGTCAAGGCGAAAGACCCCGCCTGTTTGTGCTCTGTGCTGGCAATACAATGGACTCTGCTGCTTGGACGGAGTATCCGACTAGCCTTTATACAAATACGGTGCACGATCCTGGGCAGTCCTGGAATGCACTTACCGTTGGAGCCTATACCCAACTTACTACGATCACTGAGGCCGGCGCCCAGCATTACCAGCCGATTGCACCAGCGAACGGACTCAGTCCCTACACGACGACATCAGTGACGTGGCAGTCAGATTGGCCGTTTAAGCCGGACATCGTCATGGAGGGTGGTAATGCGGGAGTGGATGAAGCGGCAAACTTTGCCTCCCAATTTGACAGCCTCTCCCTACTGACAACATGCCATGAGCCGCATGAGCGGCTTTTCTCCGTAAGCTGGGCAACTAGTGCCGCAACGGCACTAGCCGCTGGCATGGCGGCACGGGTCAAGGCGGCCTACCCAACATTCTGGCCAGAAACGGTGCGAGCATTGATGGTGCACTCGGCTCGATGGACCCAGCCTATGCTCGACGCCTATATCCCAAACGGGGTCGTCAACCGCGATAATCTGAAGCAACTTCTACGACATTGCGGCTATGGTGTACCTAGTCTTGAGCGAGCCCTCTATAGTGCTGGCAACTCACTGACAATGGTCGTGCAGGATCAGCTCCAGCCATTCCATAAAGCAAACGGGAAGGTTCGCACCTGCGACATGCATCTGCACGACCTTCCATGGCCAACCGATATCCTGGAGGCCCTAGGTGACACCCAGGTCACTTTGCGGGTGACCCTGTCATATTTCATTGAGCCCAACCCCGGCGAGCGGGGTGGTATCGACAAATACGCCTATCAATCTCACTCCCTCCGATTCGAAGTGAGGCGGCCCTTGGAAAATGAGGCGTCTTTCCGTGGTCGCATTAATGCTCAAGCGGCCGACGAAGAGCAGGGGCTGCCCGGAGCTGCCGTTGGGGACCCAAACTGGTTCATAGGGAAACGCTTACGTGCTCGCGGGTCAATGCTTTCCGATAGTTGGACCGGGACTGCTGCCGAACTGGCCAGCAGGGGTCAATTGGCGGTGTATCCTGCAATGGGCTGGTGGCGGAATCGGCCGGGTCATGAACGCTATAACCGGGTAGCCCGGTATGCGTTGATAGTATCGATTGAGGCACCAGCAGTTGAGCAGGACTTGTACGCTAGCATCGAGCAGCAAATTGCTGTTCAGGGGCATGTTCAAATTCAGGTCTAG
- a CDS encoding sulfite exporter TauE/SafE family protein → MLTLAMLCGFAFCAGLIDAAVGGGGLIQIPALFNLLPSVPSATLLGSNKLASACGTSLAARTFIGRVRVPWSLVLPAAISAFAMAFLGAAAVSSVPQTLMRPLVLVLIVVMAIYTFRKKDFGQLARPQTVGTRERVLSVLIGGGIGFYDGLFGPGTGSFLIFLFVRCFAFDFLQASAASKFVNLATNIAALSFFVPAGKVLYGVALPMAACNMLGAVAGSRLAMRHGTGFVRGLFLGLLLLLIVKLGYDMLK, encoded by the coding sequence ATGCTGACCCTTGCCATGCTGTGCGGCTTTGCCTTCTGTGCCGGATTGATCGACGCCGCGGTGGGCGGCGGCGGGCTGATCCAGATCCCCGCCCTGTTCAACCTGCTGCCCAGCGTGCCGTCCGCCACCCTGCTCGGCAGCAACAAGCTGGCCTCGGCCTGCGGCACCTCGCTGGCGGCACGCACCTTCATCGGCCGCGTCCGCGTGCCGTGGAGCCTGGTGCTGCCGGCCGCCATCAGCGCCTTCGCGATGGCCTTTCTCGGTGCCGCCGCCGTGTCGTCGGTGCCGCAAACCCTGATGCGGCCGCTGGTGCTGGTGCTGATCGTGGTGATGGCGATCTACACCTTCCGCAAGAAGGACTTCGGCCAGCTGGCGCGGCCGCAGACCGTCGGCACCCGCGAGCGAGTGCTGTCGGTGCTGATCGGCGGCGGGATCGGTTTCTACGACGGCCTGTTCGGGCCCGGCACCGGCAGCTTCCTGATCTTCCTGTTCGTGCGCTGTTTTGCCTTCGATTTCCTGCAGGCCTCGGCGGCGTCCAAGTTCGTCAACCTGGCCACCAATATTGCGGCGCTGAGCTTCTTCGTGCCCGCCGGCAAGGTGCTGTACGGGGTGGCGCTGCCGATGGCGGCCTGCAACATGCTCGGCGCCGTGGCCGGCAGCCGGCTGGCGATGCGGCACGGCACCGGCTTCGTACGCGGCCTGTTCCTGGGCCTGCTGCTGCTGCTCATCGTCAAGCTCGGCTACGACATGCTGAAATAA
- the dcm gene encoding DNA (cytosine-5-)-methyltransferase, whose product MKNSQRTSMNTRHDLICQYLDEALKYYNKAELAKRLGTDQGTIRRWVARETEPRPYLVDSLKQLLLPFGPKEERKEEFRFIDLFAGIGGIRKAFEDIGGKCVFTSEWDNYAQKTYAANFRHDDHPLNGDITQVIAGDIPSHDVLLAGFPCQPFSIAGVSKKNALGRAHGFEDETQGTLFFDVARILQEKRPKAFLLENVKNLMSHDKGRTFDVIRRTLTEDLGYHIHYRIIDAQHFVPQHRERIVIIGFRDPAEFSWDLLDLPPKGCKTMKDILHKTDGSEPYIEHDGDKYFDHESRQVNPKYTLTPKLWQYLQNYAEKHRAKGNGFGFGLVGPHSVARTLSARYYKDGSEVLIDQGEDKNPRRLTPRECARLMGLDDSFVIPVSDTRAYKQFGNSVVMPVFKAVAQVMKPFITREEFNPVIQDMWPDDGHAFDLKEKGSPYAILEQDS is encoded by the coding sequence ATGAAAAATTCCCAGAGAACAAGCATGAACACACGTCACGACCTGATCTGCCAGTACCTTGATGAAGCCCTGAAGTACTACAACAAGGCCGAACTGGCAAAACGCCTGGGCACCGATCAGGGCACCATCCGTCGCTGGGTTGCGCGCGAAACCGAACCGCGCCCCTATTTGGTGGACAGCCTGAAACAGCTGTTGCTGCCATTCGGCCCCAAGGAAGAACGCAAGGAAGAATTCAGGTTCATCGACCTGTTTGCCGGTATCGGCGGCATACGCAAGGCATTTGAAGATATTGGCGGCAAATGCGTCTTCACCAGCGAATGGGACAATTACGCCCAGAAAACCTATGCGGCCAACTTCCGCCATGATGACCACCCGCTAAACGGCGACATCACGCAAGTCATTGCCGGCGATATTCCCAGCCATGATGTTCTGCTGGCCGGCTTCCCCTGCCAGCCGTTCTCCATCGCCGGGGTGTCCAAGAAAAATGCACTCGGCCGCGCTCACGGCTTTGAAGACGAAACCCAGGGCACCCTGTTTTTCGACGTAGCCCGCATCCTGCAGGAAAAGCGCCCCAAAGCCTTCCTGCTGGAAAACGTGAAAAACCTGATGTCGCACGACAAGGGACGCACCTTTGACGTGATCCGCCGCACACTGACAGAAGACCTCGGCTATCACATCCACTACCGCATCATTGATGCCCAGCATTTCGTACCGCAACACCGCGAACGGATCGTGATCATCGGTTTCCGCGATCCGGCCGAATTCAGCTGGGACTTGCTGGACCTGCCGCCGAAAGGCTGCAAGACGATGAAAGACATCCTGCACAAAACGGATGGTAGCGAACCCTATATCGAGCACGACGGCGACAAGTACTTCGATCACGAGAGCCGTCAGGTCAACCCGAAATACACGCTGACGCCAAAGCTGTGGCAGTACCTGCAGAATTACGCGGAAAAACACCGCGCCAAAGGCAATGGCTTCGGCTTCGGACTGGTTGGTCCGCACAGCGTGGCCCGTACTCTCTCCGCCCGCTACTACAAGGACGGCTCGGAAGTGCTGATCGACCAGGGCGAAGACAAGAACCCCCGCCGCCTGACCCCCCGCGAATGCGCCCGCCTGATGGGGCTGGATGATTCATTCGTGATTCCCGTATCCGATACCCGCGCCTACAAGCAGTTTGGCAACTCGGTCGTAATGCCGGTTTTCAAGGCTGTCGCCCAGGTCATGAAACCATTCATCACCCGCGAAGAATTCAACCCGGTCATCCAGGACATGTGGCCTGATGATGGGCACGCATTTGATCTGAAAGAAAAAGGAAGCCCCTATGCCATCCTTGAACAGGATTCCTGA
- a CDS encoding LysE family translocator, whose amino-acid sequence MPSDTLLLFALTVFPLVCSPGPDILFVASQGLSGGRAAVRRATLGILAGYSVHALLAAFGIAALLSAWPPLLHAIRWTGLAYLLYLAWQMFRAASRPGSLQLDSRPVHGLLRKGLLTSLLNPKGLLIYLSILPNFIRPGASVATQALLLSGIFIVSCAVVYSVIGYSVAGMAGKGRFSDRKRRLAEATAGGLLLLAAGKLAA is encoded by the coding sequence ATGCCCAGCGATACCCTGCTGCTGTTTGCCCTCACCGTCTTCCCGCTGGTCTGCAGCCCCGGCCCCGACATCCTGTTCGTCGCCTCGCAAGGCCTGAGCGGTGGTCGCGCCGCCGTGCGCCGCGCCACGCTCGGCATCCTCGCCGGTTACAGCGTGCACGCGCTGCTGGCCGCCTTCGGCATCGCCGCGCTGCTCAGCGCCTGGCCGCCGCTGCTGCACGCCATCCGCTGGACCGGCCTTGCCTACCTGCTGTACCTGGCGTGGCAGATGTTCCGCGCCGCCAGCCGCCCCGGCAGCCTGCAGCTGGACAGCCGCCCGGTGCACGGCCTGTTGCGCAAGGGCCTGCTCACCAGCCTGCTCAACCCGAAAGGCCTGCTGATCTACCTGTCGATCCTGCCCAACTTCATCCGCCCCGGCGCCAGCGTGGCGACGCAGGCGCTGCTGCTATCGGGTATCTTCATCGTCTCCTGCGCGGTGGTATACAGCGTGATCGGCTACAGCGTCGCCGGCATGGCCGGCAAGGGCCGCTTCAGCGACCGCAAACGGCGGCTGGCGGAAGCCACGGCGGGGGGGTTGCTGCTGCTGGCGGCGGGGAAGCTGGCGGCGTGA
- a CDS encoding restriction endonuclease produces the protein MNFGPGVLADGLSETAGYKAGLALSIEELCDHLTGTEYPDIIRRSEEYGTRLRSEEYEALFYKLLYRIGYTEEEYDGDHIGIKRIHKYRRMNLLHEYEGMHIIFREMWMDLINKTLAKGSKAIDPTPFLIKCREQFGKVGLQMAMEQIEVMNRAFTLSPHSIGRSVDWTSPLALKKLFTGARDDPEGGKFIDQRFVNYLSNNHERMPEIHWRKFEELTAEFFHREGYQVKLGPGSNDDGVDVRVWKQDSDPADKPLCLVQCKRQKAKVDRVIVKGLHADVEYEGAEYGVIVTTSELSPAARSTVTARGYPIREVEREGLKKWLSVLRTPGTGIIRL, from the coding sequence ATGAACTTCGGTCCGGGAGTATTGGCTGATGGACTATCCGAGACTGCAGGATACAAAGCAGGTCTTGCACTCTCTATCGAAGAGCTCTGTGATCACCTCACCGGAACTGAGTATCCCGACATAATACGTCGGTCTGAAGAGTATGGAACTAGGCTGCGTTCAGAAGAGTATGAGGCGCTGTTTTACAAGCTCCTATATCGAATTGGCTACACAGAAGAAGAGTATGACGGCGATCATATAGGTATTAAGCGTATTCACAAATATCGCCGAATGAACCTGCTCCACGAGTATGAGGGGATGCACATAATTTTCAGAGAGATGTGGATGGATTTGATAAATAAGACTTTGGCCAAAGGCTCCAAAGCAATCGACCCAACCCCATTCCTGATTAAGTGTCGCGAACAGTTCGGTAAAGTTGGTCTCCAAATGGCTATGGAACAAATTGAAGTGATGAATCGTGCATTCACACTTAGTCCGCATTCCATTGGCCGCTCCGTTGATTGGACAAGCCCGCTTGCGTTGAAGAAGCTTTTTACGGGTGCCCGTGATGATCCGGAAGGTGGCAAGTTCATCGACCAGCGCTTTGTGAACTATTTGTCGAATAATCATGAGCGGATGCCAGAAATACATTGGAGAAAGTTCGAAGAGCTTACTGCTGAGTTTTTTCACCGTGAGGGATACCAGGTAAAGCTTGGGCCTGGAAGCAACGACGATGGTGTAGACGTTCGCGTATGGAAGCAGGATTCTGATCCGGCAGACAAGCCTCTTTGTTTAGTGCAATGTAAACGTCAAAAGGCCAAAGTGGATCGGGTTATCGTAAAGGGGTTGCATGCCGATGTTGAGTATGAAGGTGCGGAGTACGGCGTGATTGTTACAACTTCCGAACTCAGCCCAGCGGCTCGAAGTACAGTTACTGCGCGTGGTTATCCGATACGAGAGGTAGAAAGAGAAGGGCTAAAAAAATGGCTTTCTGTACTACGCACACCGGGTACAGGAATCATCAGGCTGTAG
- a CDS encoding helix-turn-helix domain-containing protein has translation MQTLIRYLGVYLDPAANFRPLKIARGGAMEVSWAISSLAAEILVVWPEKFHLALDVLQSNGGEAKNSLKAVFKEAYQYLYQGGLRGGVYRPMREAFEQWVTHSWKGILARRNRRLTDSVLENAHWIPGKAAADRLGISMARLRYLVRSGQLDGQETISAKGRHFLMVRKDQLARVEEELAGEVTLGKAMEILGLGKVRMRRILKLLFPSARRVNDQQPLPWCISSTEVYQLAELGEELPCVYYVDDDEISLADVLHYWQWNADEIVSLVEEVKAGAFVLTRALIGKAGISRWVFKRKDLIQWRAAMQTDRVNWVTIPELAEVLGVKQQVAYWLTQNDYIRSHKLGTRKHHGSRVRTIDVDRFLRQHIFGTEIADRIGHSPRKAMLMLKAVSIYPLRGTSIEACRQLVYTRSEALDRFIAKHSVGDLTKWHDTVKRREKAWERIIYENGTPIPDPSHFRLEPR, from the coding sequence TTGCAAACGCTGATCCGCTATCTGGGGGTATATCTGGACCCGGCTGCTAATTTTAGGCCGCTCAAGATTGCCCGAGGCGGCGCCATGGAGGTTTCTTGGGCGATTTCGTCGCTGGCTGCCGAGATCCTGGTGGTCTGGCCCGAGAAATTCCACCTGGCGCTCGATGTGCTGCAAAGTAATGGTGGCGAAGCAAAAAACAGCCTGAAGGCTGTTTTCAAGGAGGCGTACCAGTACCTTTACCAAGGTGGTCTGCGTGGTGGCGTCTATCGCCCGATGCGTGAGGCCTTCGAGCAGTGGGTGACCCATAGTTGGAAGGGGATACTCGCCCGGCGTAATCGACGCCTGACAGATTCTGTGCTGGAAAACGCGCATTGGATCCCGGGCAAGGCAGCAGCGGATCGGCTTGGCATCTCGATGGCCAGGCTGCGCTATCTCGTCCGCTCCGGTCAACTAGATGGCCAGGAGACAATCAGTGCCAAGGGCCGGCATTTCCTGATGGTACGGAAAGACCAGCTGGCACGAGTGGAGGAGGAGCTGGCTGGAGAAGTCACCTTGGGTAAGGCCATGGAGATTCTTGGGCTGGGCAAAGTCAGGATGAGGCGGATACTGAAACTGCTTTTCCCCTCTGCTCGGCGAGTGAACGACCAGCAGCCTTTGCCATGGTGCATCTCCAGTACGGAGGTATACCAACTGGCGGAGCTGGGAGAGGAGCTGCCATGCGTTTACTACGTAGACGATGACGAGATTTCGCTAGCCGATGTTCTGCATTACTGGCAGTGGAATGCTGACGAAATCGTGTCGTTGGTGGAGGAGGTCAAGGCGGGAGCGTTCGTGCTGACTAGAGCGCTTATCGGCAAAGCAGGTATCAGCCGCTGGGTATTCAAGCGCAAGGATCTGATCCAGTGGCGGGCCGCCATGCAAACAGACCGGGTCAATTGGGTTACGATTCCTGAGCTGGCGGAAGTGCTAGGGGTGAAACAGCAGGTTGCTTACTGGCTCACCCAGAACGACTACATCCGCTCTCACAAGCTAGGAACCAGAAAGCACCATGGTTCACGGGTTCGGACGATCGATGTGGATCGCTTCCTCCGACAGCACATCTTCGGAACTGAGATTGCTGACAGGATTGGCCATTCACCCAGAAAGGCCATGCTCATGCTGAAGGCCGTGTCGATCTACCCGCTTCGCGGAACCAGCATCGAAGCATGCCGTCAGCTGGTCTATACTCGTTCTGAAGCACTTGACCGGTTCATCGCCAAGCACAGCGTTGGCGACCTGACGAAGTGGCACGACACTGTGAAACGACGTGAGAAAGCTTGGGAGAGGATAATCTACGAAAATGGGACGCCGATACCCGATCCGTCCCACTTTCGACTAGAACCTCGTTGA
- a CDS encoding very short patch repair endonuclease: MPVLHATFWHPRPESAVTDIVDKATRSRMMSGIRGKNTKPELVLRKALHAAGFRYRLHVKDLPGKPDLVFPKYKAVIFVHGCFWHGHDCRYFKVPQTRTEFWLQKIGQNKLRDESQHAELVKQGWRILVVWECATRSNRSIGLFMLIDYVTDWLLKGLSTSQIDESGLKPLPCSATESVTTSKALPPNT; encoded by the coding sequence ATGCCCGTACTTCATGCAACGTTTTGGCATCCCCGACCCGAATCAGCAGTGACCGATATCGTCGACAAAGCCACCCGAAGCCGGATGATGTCCGGCATCCGGGGCAAAAATACCAAGCCCGAGCTTGTTCTCCGCAAAGCTCTCCATGCTGCCGGTTTCCGCTACCGCCTGCATGTCAAGGATCTCCCTGGGAAACCGGATCTGGTTTTCCCGAAGTACAAGGCCGTAATCTTTGTCCATGGGTGCTTCTGGCATGGGCATGACTGCCGCTATTTCAAGGTGCCACAGACTCGTACCGAATTCTGGTTACAGAAAATCGGCCAGAACAAGTTACGTGACGAGAGTCAGCATGCTGAACTCGTCAAGCAAGGTTGGCGGATACTGGTCGTTTGGGAGTGTGCGACAAGATCGAATAGATCAATCGGACTGTTTATGTTGATTGACTATGTCACGGACTGGCTGCTAAAAGGTTTGTCTACTAGCCAGATAGACGAATCAGGATTGAAGCCCTTGCCATGTTCAGCGACAGAATCAGTGACTACTTCGAAGGCGTTGCCGCCAAATACCTGA
- a CDS encoding type II restriction endonuclease, with protein sequence MFSDRISDYFEGVAAKYLSAVDADPGRSHQHEIGGLPAAGFKQWLGTPGKTEEFRFKARQIYIRDENEALLTCESEVTWYDSRRKVAHRSPEYRLYYYDSQVTQQLSPGDFFLVAKMKDGTLLMVFTPAGSSIENQLRTLFGLGLIDERFRAGTLDSISLLLPLRLMLEDLGIELSKPAVADDQWLGQLVNAFGGVVFPGTADFSQFARESIAKEVDPITRPDDTLMGWMEHEEKLFRIYERHLVQDRLRAGFGDNGDDVDEFISFSLSVQNRRKSRVGHAFEGHLDHLFRLHKLKFQQGRGKGHVTENNAKPDFLFPSFADYSNPDFPSGNLIMLGAKTTCKDRWRQVLSEAARIPSKHLVTLEASISETQTDEMASHHLQLVIPTSIHETYTVRQQETLQDLQGFIDRIKEIQSI encoded by the coding sequence ATGTTCAGCGACAGAATCAGTGACTACTTCGAAGGCGTTGCCGCCAAATACCTGAGTGCCGTGGATGCCGACCCGGGCCGCTCCCACCAGCACGAAATCGGTGGGCTACCCGCAGCAGGATTCAAACAATGGCTTGGCACTCCCGGCAAGACAGAAGAATTCCGTTTCAAGGCACGCCAGATCTACATCCGGGACGAAAACGAAGCCCTTCTTACCTGTGAAAGTGAAGTCACTTGGTATGACAGCCGCCGCAAGGTAGCCCACCGTAGTCCGGAATACCGGCTGTACTACTATGACAGCCAGGTCACCCAACAACTCTCCCCTGGTGATTTCTTCCTCGTCGCCAAAATGAAGGATGGCACCCTGCTGATGGTCTTCACACCGGCAGGCAGCTCCATCGAAAACCAGCTCCGTACTCTCTTCGGTCTGGGGCTGATCGACGAGCGTTTCCGGGCGGGTACGCTGGACTCCATCAGCTTGCTGCTTCCGTTACGGCTGATGCTGGAAGACCTGGGTATAGAACTGAGCAAACCAGCCGTTGCAGACGACCAATGGCTTGGCCAGCTGGTGAATGCCTTTGGCGGAGTGGTATTCCCTGGAACAGCAGATTTTTCCCAATTTGCACGGGAGTCCATTGCCAAAGAAGTGGATCCGATCACCCGACCGGATGACACCTTGATGGGCTGGATGGAGCATGAAGAAAAGCTCTTCCGGATCTATGAACGCCACCTGGTTCAGGACCGGCTGCGAGCCGGTTTTGGAGACAACGGGGATGATGTGGATGAGTTCATCAGCTTCTCCCTCAGTGTCCAGAACCGACGCAAATCACGTGTTGGCCATGCCTTCGAAGGCCATCTTGACCACCTCTTCAGACTGCACAAACTGAAATTTCAACAAGGCAGGGGAAAAGGACACGTTACTGAAAACAACGCCAAGCCGGACTTCCTCTTCCCGTCTTTTGCCGACTACAGCAATCCTGACTTCCCTTCTGGCAACCTCATCATGCTGGGCGCCAAGACCACCTGCAAGGATCGCTGGCGCCAGGTACTGAGTGAAGCAGCCCGAATTCCGTCAAAACACCTCGTTACGCTGGAAGCCTCTATCAGTGAAACCCAGACCGATGAAATGGCGTCTCATCATCTCCAGCTGGTCATCCCCACCAGCATTCATGAGACCTACACCGTAAGGCAACAGGAAACACTTCAAGACCTCCAAGGATTTATCGACCGGATCAAAGAAATACAGTCCATCTAG
- a CDS encoding Lrp/AsnC family transcriptional regulator, translating to MDAVKLDSIDRRILHALQRDGRLQNIELARAAGLSPSSCLRRVKLLEAHGVIKRYVAVLDGAKVGAGLSLFARVWFKAQDADTTNHFIASVRDMAEVVECHIMAGECDALLRIVTQDLASYRKFHAEQLTRIASVQSVKTEVPMETVKLTHALPL from the coding sequence GTGGATGCCGTAAAGCTGGACAGTATTGATCGTCGCATTCTGCACGCGCTGCAACGCGACGGTCGTTTGCAGAACATCGAGCTGGCGCGCGCGGCCGGCCTGTCGCCGTCGTCGTGCCTGCGGCGGGTGAAGCTGCTGGAGGCGCACGGCGTGATCAAGCGCTACGTGGCGGTGCTGGACGGTGCCAAGGTCGGCGCCGGGCTGTCGCTGTTCGCGCGGGTGTGGTTCAAGGCGCAGGACGCGGACACCACCAACCATTTCATCGCCAGCGTGCGCGACATGGCGGAGGTGGTGGAATGCCACATCATGGCCGGCGAGTGTGACGCGCTGCTGCGCATCGTGACGCAGGATCTGGCGTCGTACCGCAAGTTTCACGCCGAGCAGCTGACGCGCATCGCCAGCGTGCAGAGCGTGAAAACCGAGGTGCCGATGGAGACGGTGAAGCTGACCCACGCGCTGCCGCTGTAA